In Mucilaginibacter sp. KACC 22063, the genomic stretch ATAAATTACTGGAACTATTTCCCGAAGGACAAATCTGCATACTGGTCAACGGTGCTATTGCAGGCTGTGCCTTGTCACTGATTGTCGATTATGACCAGTTCGGCGACAATCATACATACGCACAGATCACCGGAAATTATACTTTCTCGACGCATGACGAAAAAGGAGACGTGTTATACGGCATTGATTTTTTTGTTCATCCGGATTACCGGGGTATGCGGATTGGCCGAAGGCTGTATGATGCCCGAAAAGAAATTTGTGAGCGGCATAACCTGCGGGCGATCATTGCTGGTGGCCGTATTCCTAAATATAAAGACTATGCCGAGCAACTGACACCGAAAGCCTACTTGGAAAAGGTGAAGGGCAAAGAAATACACGATCCTACCTTATCTTTTCAGTTGGCAAACGATTTTCACGTCCGTAAGATTCTTAAAGGATATCTGCCAGGTGATACTCAATCGTTGGAATATGCCTCACTATTGGAATGGAATAATATTTATTATAACGAAGTTGCCGCTCACATCAATTCTAAAAAGTCAGTTATCCGTTTGGGGCTGGTGCAATGGCAGATGCGCCCATTTCCGAACATGGAATCTCTGTGTGAGCAGATCGAATTTTTTGTAGACGCGATCAGCGATTACCAAAGCGACTTTGTGCTGTTTCCGGAACTGTTTAACGCGCCGCTAATGACGGCTTATAACCATATGAGTGGTGCCGAAGCTATGCGGGAAATCTCCAATTTTACCATACCGTTGCGTGACAAATTCGTGGAATATGCGATCAGTTATAATATAAATATCATCACCGGTAGTATGCCTTATCTGGAAAATGGTGTATTGCAAAACGTAGGGTATCTTTGTCGCCGCGATGGCTCCTATGAGATCTATCGCAAAATCCATCTGACGCCAGCGGAACAAAGCGCTTGGGGCATGGTAGGCGGCGACCAGATCGCAACCTACGATACGGATTGCGGTAAGATCGGCATCCTGATTTGTTATGATGTAGAATTTCCCGAACTGCCGCGCTTATTGGCAGAGCAGGGGATGCAGATCTTATTTGTGCCTTTCATGACCGATACACAAAACGGTTACACACGTGTGAGGAGTTGCGCGCAGGCAAGGGCGATTGAGAACGAATGTTATGTAGCTATAGCAGGGAGTGTTGGCAATTTGCCGAAAGTTCATAATATGGATATTCAATATGCACAATCTGCTGTTTTTACCCCCTCTGATTTTTCTTTCCCAACTAATGGCATTAAGGCAGAGGCTACTCCGAATACGGAAACTACATTAATCGCCGATGTTGATGTTGATCTGCTGAAAGAGCTACACAATTTCGGATCGGTCAGAAACCTGAAAGACCGCAGATTGGATATCTACAAAATTGTAAATAAAAGCAAAAAACAAGTTTAATAAGAAGCATATGAGTAAAGATAAAGGCAGCAAAAACATCAAGAAAGCTCCGGCAGAGGGTGGTAAAAAATCAACTTCGGATTACCAGGCGGGTAAAAAAAGCACGTCTAAAGATGACGTAACCATTAACAAAAAGAAATAACTATGATCAACAATAAAAAGTCAGCGAATTATAAAGCCAGCGAATTTATTTATGATTTGGGAAATACTGCTTTAGAAAATGGATTTAAACCTGACGAAGTTTGGGACGTACAAATTGCAACTGCTTCTGAGAAAAAAGCACTTGATAAACAGTATTGTCCTCTCGTTGCTACGAGTGTATCACCTGAACTTTTAAACGAAACTTTTGCCCTGGTTAAAGCGCAACTGAATCAGGTGGTTAAGATACAAAACACAATACAGGATCGTTTTGCACCCGAGCCGGTTTATGAATATTTAATTGCATTTAATCCAGCACGTGTCAGACGCTAACGCTAATTAGAAGTGTGCTGGAATATCTGACATCCCGCCGTAAGGTTATCAGCATAGTTCCTACAATAAATTCAGCAAAGGGCATCCTCTAATTATTAGGATGCCTTTTTGCTTTTAAATGGCTAATCAGGTTTTGAAGCCGGCTTTTTGGTGCCGGCAAATAGACCTGGATTCTGCCCCTTTACCTAATTTACTTTTGAGCATAATCTTCCCGCCGGCATTTATCACAAAT encodes the following:
- a CDS encoding carbon-nitrogen hydrolase family protein; the encoded protein is MDKPIRNEDLKVELRTLTKDDYLGLKSSMIEAYSEWAGASFWGESHINKLLELFPEGQICILVNGAIAGCALSLIVDYDQFGDNHTYAQITGNYTFSTHDEKGDVLYGIDFFVHPDYRGMRIGRRLYDARKEICERHNLRAIIAGGRIPKYKDYAEQLTPKAYLEKVKGKEIHDPTLSFQLANDFHVRKILKGYLPGDTQSLEYASLLEWNNIYYNEVAAHINSKKSVIRLGLVQWQMRPFPNMESLCEQIEFFVDAISDYQSDFVLFPELFNAPLMTAYNHMSGAEAMREISNFTIPLRDKFVEYAISYNINIITGSMPYLENGVLQNVGYLCRRDGSYEIYRKIHLTPAEQSAWGMVGGDQIATYDTDCGKIGILICYDVEFPELPRLLAEQGMQILFVPFMTDTQNGYTRVRSCAQARAIENECYVAIAGSVGNLPKVHNMDIQYAQSAVFTPSDFSFPTNGIKAEATPNTETTLIADVDVDLLKELHNFGSVRNLKDRRLDIYKIVNKSKKQV